The DNA window CCGATCGGGGCGAGGCGGATGACCCACCACAGGGCCTTCTGGAGCAGTTCGAGCACGGCCTCGGCGAGGTCGAGGACCGGCTTGGCCTTGCTGCCGAGCTGGAGGGCGGCGATACCGGCGACGACGGCCAGGAAGACGATCTGGAGGACCTTGAGCTCGGTGAACGGCGTGACGATGTCCGTCGGCACGATCCCGGTGAGGAAGTCGATCCACGAGCCGGTCTTCTTGGGCTCCTTGCCGTCGGCGGCGGTGAGGCCGGTGCCCGCGCCCGGGTCGGTCAGCAGGCCGATCGCGATGCCTATGCCGACCGCGATCAGCGAGGTGATCATGAACCAGAGCAGTGTGCGGGAGGCGAGCCGCGCGGCGTTGTCGACCTTCCGCAGGTTGGTGATGGACACCAGGATCGCGAAGAAGACGAGCGGGGCGATGGCCAGCTTCAGCAGCTGGACGAAGATGTCACCGGTCTTCTCCAGGGTGGTGCCGAGCCAGCTGACGTCCTGGCTGCGGGCGATCCAGCCGAACAGGACGCCGAGGACCAGACCGGCGATGATCTGGGCCCAGAACGGGAACTTGAACGAGGCCTTGGCGGAAGCCTGGGCCTGGGGGGACGCGGACACGGACACGCTCCTGGGTGACGCACGAAGACAGGGGGAGGTTCTGCGGGAGGGGTGGTGCGGTGCGGCAGCAGCCAGGGGCACCTCCCGGGCGGAGCCCGGGGGAGTCGCGCGGCCGGCCGGGACCGCTGCTGTATCGATTCAGCGCACGATGCGGATCAACAGCAACAGGCCGCGGTGGCGCGGCGGCAGAGGTCGACGTCCAGGCGCGCCACGAGCGGGACGCTCACGGTCGTCGGGTGCGCGGCTGTGGTCAACATGTTGAACACGCTAACACTTCCCCTTTGAGAATCTCAAAGGCGTTCTTTGAGACGGGAAAACAACGCCGCCCCAGCGCACGGGAGGGTCAACCCGGCACTGGGGCGGTTCGATATGTGAGGAAGGCAACAGCCTGCGGCGGGAGCCGGGAGGCCGCGCGACCCGAGACGTTCACACGCCGCGCGCAGTCACACGGCGCGAGTCGTCCGGCGCCGTCAGGAAGTCACGCGCGCCGCGTCGTCGGCCGCGTCCTCCTGGTCGCGGTTCGCGGCGAGCTTCTGCTTCGCGCCCGCGACCCGGCCGGAGATCTGCGCGGACATCTCGTCGCGCTGCTTGCGCAGGAGCACGAAGGAGAGCGGCGCGGAGAGGACGAGGGCCAGCAGCACGACCCAGGCGAAGTTGGCGTCCCCGAGCCCGGCGGGCACCCAGCCGAGGCGGACCAGGACGGCGACGAGGACGAGGCATCCGACGAAGATGCCCAGACGCATCGCGGTGTAGCGGATCGTCGCGCTCGGCTTGAGGGACACGGTGACCCCTTCTTTCTCGTCGTCGTACGGCGGCACGTGCCCGTCCAGTGAAGCACGCCGGGGCTACCCGCAAGGCTGCCGGGGGGCGTCCGCCGGGACGAGGCGCAGGAAAGCAAGCGGAACCTTGAGAGCCTGCTTCTCCCGCGCGTCCCACAGCACGGCGGTCCCGCCCGCGTCGCCCAGCAGCAGGTACGCGGAGCCCCGGGCGAGGCGGCCCCCTTCGACCGGCACCTTGTCCACGTCGGCGACAGTCCACACGCACATCCACTCGGGCTTGATCCCGTAGTAGAACGGCGGGGTGCGTCCCTCCGCGGCGGCCGCGACCGCCCGGGCGCCGGCCGCGGCCGCGGGCTGCAGGGCCAGCGCCCAGGCGCTGGCCACGGTGCAGTAGAACAGCAGGAACCCTGCGACGGTATAGGCCATCCATCGGTCCTTGACCAGGTAGTGCAGGTGCTTGGCGTACCCGATGAACGCGGGGGCGAGCAGCCACAGCGCCAGCGCCGCCACTACCTTCAGCGCCCCGATCACCCGCCACGCCGCCGGCACTTCGACGTCCTCGAGGTCGACTCCGAAGGAGTCGAGGTACGCGGCGGGCAAGGTGAGGCCGAATCCGGGGAGCAGGACCACCACGAGCGGCAGCGCCGCGGGCAGCAGCCAGGGCAGGGCGCGGCCCCAGCTGGACTGGCGCACGAGCAGCCAGACGCCCGTCCCCACCATGGAGCCGATCCCGATGCCGACGGCAACGAAAGCGAAGCCCGTCGCGGTGTCCGGAGCCGTGGCCACTGCATGGGCCGCGATCACGCATACGCCCGCGACCAAGGCGAAGGCCGCCGCGCCGACACCGGAGGCCGGTAGCGCGGGGGCCGCACGGCGCAGCACCACGGCCGCCCCGGCGAGTGCCACAGCGAGGCACGGCAACACGGGCCACCAGGCCCCGGGGCCCCGCCCCCAGAGCGCACCGGTCCACGCCCCGCAGAGCAGTGCGAGCAGGACGGGAAAGCGCACCATGGCGAACTGCCGCGCGGGCCCGCGCCGCCGTGGCACCTGCTGACCGGCCGGCCGAGGTCCGGTCCCCATGGACCGGCGTACCGAGGACCCGTTCGGCGCCGGTGGGGCGCCGGGAAGAGCGCGCCCGGCCAGGGCCCGCGCCTCGGCCTCGCTCTCGGCCCGTACCTGGCGCCCGGTATCGCGCGGCCCGAGCGTCACCGCCCACCAGGTGGCGGCCCGTTCACGGACGCGCTCGGGCAGTGGCACCGGAGTCGTGCACGGCGGCAGCCGCGGCGGCTGGTAGCCGTGCCAGACCGGGAGGTCCAGCGGATCCCGCTCGACCAGCTGGACGGCCTCGACGACCATGTCGAGGACAAGACGGTCCGCGACCGCCTCCAGCCGTTCGCGGGCACCGGTGGTCGCCCGGTATCCGGAGCCCGGGAACCGCACTTCCACCAGGTAGGCACACGTGCTCTCAGCCGTCGGGGTAGCCGCCGGGCCGTCCCGCTCCAGTACGTCCCATCCCTGCGCCGCGACCTCCGCCTCGAAGATCCCCCGGTCGGTCGCCGTCCCCCGCAGCACCACCAGGGCCACCGCCCGCTGGTCCCACCCCGCCACCCGCGCCTCCTCGTCCGTCGGTTACCACGTCAGTACAGCGGCAGCAGCATCGTGACGTCGTCGCGGTCGTCGCCGGGGGCTACGCGGATGGCGTCGGGGACGCGGCCGACCTCCTTGTAGCCGCAGGACTCGTAGAAGCGCTCCAGGCCGAGGCCGCCGCGGCAGCCGAGCCGGATCGCGTCGATGCCCTCGAAGGAGCGGGCCGCGTCCGCCGCCGCGGCCATCAGGTCGCGGCCGTACCCCTTGCCCTGGTGGCGCGGGTGGACCATCACGGTGGAGGCCCACACCCAATGCAGCTGCAGCCGGTGCGTGTTGTGGGTCAGGAACGCGGTCGCGGCGACCTCCCGCGCCTCGTCGTGCCCGACGAGGAGCCGG is part of the Streptomyces subrutilus genome and encodes:
- a CDS encoding DUF4229 domain-containing protein, with translation MRLGIFVGCLVLVAVLVRLGWVPAGLGDANFAWVVLLALVLSAPLSFVLLRKQRDEMSAQISGRVAGAKQKLAANRDQEDAADDAARVTS
- a CDS encoding GNAT family N-acetyltransferase, which produces MTLTFTLDPVIDPVLREGILSLWADVSNAGGAVGFVPPVTADDIRPALIKQLAALADGGSRLLVGHDEAREVAATAFLTHNTHRLQLHWVWASTVMVHPRHQGKGYGRDLMAAAADAARSFEGIDAIRLGCRGGLGLERFYESCGYKEVGRVPDAIRVAPGDDRDDVTMLLPLY